The window CATCGGGATAAATCCTAAATTCCGATAAAGAGTTAAAATTTAGCTTTATTTTGCCTTTCTTTTTTACCTCATCGCTTTTTCTCATATCCGGCTTTATTGAAGTATTCTCATATACCGGCAGCGCTTTGGGTGCGTTAATGAAGTCGTCGTCTGAAAAATTTAATAATCCGCCGTTCATTTTTAAACCCTCTCTTGTCTTGCTTTGATTTCGTTTTGCAACGCTTTTAAAAGCTCTTTGTGGTTATACTTGCTTGAGAGCTCCACGATTAAATCCCTTAGGTCATATCCTTTGGGCCTGTCTTTAAACCTGACCTGGTAAAGATCGCCCCCTATGACCGGATAAAGAGCATTAAAGCCGTTTTGACTAGGCTCGTCATTATCTACGAAACAAATTACGCGCTTACCTTTCAGCCCTTCTAAAATTTCGTCTTTTAAAGGGCTATACTCGAATTTGGATATTTCGCCCGCATTTTGAAAGCAAACGTAAGAGGCTTTTAGTATCTCAAATAGTCCGACCTCGCCTATACCCTCGGCTATGAATACTACGTCATCGGACCTATTAAAGCGATGAGGTATGAAGCCATTATTTGACCCTTTGGCTCTTATCCACTTTTTACCCTCGACAATATTACCGGCTTCGTCTCTTAGTCGTCTTGTGGCTATGGCTTGCGTTTTATCGCCGCTTTTTAAAATGATCGCCAGGCTTTGGTGTTTCGTGTTATAGCCTAGACATTCAATATCTCTTAGCTTTGCGTTGCACGCTCTTAGAAAATTGCACGGATAAAGATCATAAATATATTGATTAAGGTCTATGCTATCCTTTACCTCGCTCGCTTCCTGGTAACCCTCGCACGGCGCTAAATTTGGCTTACTCAAAGCTACGTTTTTAAAATCCTCGATTGATTTCATTTCTCAGCCTTTAGTCTTTTGTAAAGCGGTTCGTAATGAGCTCCCAAAAAATTATTTAGCATTGTTTGCGCTAGCTTCAAATTTCCGGTTAATAGCTCTCTGTTGCTCTCTATGTTTTTTAGTTCGTCTTGCGTTAATGGCTGGTAGCCGCTCGTGCCTTTTAGCCGGCTATTTTCCTCTATGGTCGCATCGGTTACCATATCCACTAACTGCTTTTGAGTTTCCAGCTCTTGTAAAAACTCGATACTCTTAAAAATGAAATCTCTAAATATGTCCTCTTTGTCGTTCGTAAAAATAAATTTTGCCGTCTCTTTGGCTTTGGCCACGTCTATTTTTACAAGCTCGGTTAATCCGTATTCATTAGCTCCGGTATCTATTATCTTTTGTATATCTTTTGTATATCTTTTGTATATCTTTTGTCATCATTCCGCTCCTAAAGCATATTTGACTTGTTTGTAGGGCTTCTGCTTTCGAGTAGCCTACAATCTCGTTTAAAAAGGCGAATACGTCGCCGCTGAATGTTCCGCCGAAGTCTTTTATGTAGCCGTCTTTATCTATCGACGCGCTAGGCGTTCTCTCGTCTCTAATCTTAAATTTGTAAGCCCTGTCTATGCTGTAACCGCAATTTATGATTATGCTTGCTACGGCGTCGCGGTTTAGATAAGGCTTTAGCTCCTCATATTTTGACATCTTGCACCTCATCGACATACTCGGCTATCGCTTCGGCTACTTTGTAGGCGTTTAAATACGCCTGCGCCTTTTTGCGATCTTTGATAAACCTCATCTTGCAGTTAGTGCCGTTGGCTCTTGTGTGCGGTCTGCTACCGCTTATGCCTAGCTTCTCGAGTTCTACGAAGTATTGATTAGAGTTGCTTATATGAGCTACGTCTGAGGCTGTTACCTCGCCCCGGTCCAGCATTATCCTTACCAGGATTTGCTTATTCGTGCGCGCCTGTCTCATTGTCTCGCTCCGCATTCTTGCCGTTAAAGAATTGATCGCACTCTAAAGCATCAAATAGGGTTACTCTCTCACCCACCTTTACAGGCTTTAGGTATCCTTTTTTAGTGTAATTCCAGATCGTGCTTTGGCTTACTCCGTAAATCTTTGCCACCTCATAAGCTCTTAGCTTTTTTCTTTCGTGTGTAGTTTGTTGCATTGTATTGACCTTTATTTGTTTTTATTCAAGCTTGATGAGGGTATTGTTGCATAAATTAAATTTTTAGCATAACGATAAAATGGCGTTTTTTGGGTGGGTTTTGAGGTAATTAAAGTATTAAAAAGCTATTGGCTTTTGATGTCAAAATCTATTAAAAAAATAGCTATTTTTTGCTAAAGATTATTTTATTTTAGCTCAAGGTATGTTTGGTAGGCGTCTTTAACGGCATTATGAAATTCATTGCGTTTAATCGGCATTGCTATGCCCAGTCCTAAAATATCGCTTAGAGCCAATAATGCCTCCTGTGTATCCCAAAATCCGGTTATCGTCTCGATGTCTCTTTCCGATTGAGCATAACCGCGCAAAAGAGGGATTAGCGATATTATCTCATCAAAAGTTAAGGCCCCCTGCGTGAGCGTGTAAAGAGTGGGCATAACATCGTTTTTTATTTCAATATCAAATAAAATTTTAAGGCTTTCTGGGTCTTTATTGTCTGCTTCAAAATAACAATCAAAAAGCAAATCAGCCAATAAGTCGCAAGCGAATTCTGCACTATCTCCGCGCCTAAAAAATTCTTTCTTTACTCCTATTCTTTTTAAAAAATTTGGGATACTGTCTTTAAAAAAATGCTTCTCGATAATTTCTTTTTGGAGTTTATTAAGCCTTTTTAAATCGTTTAAAATTTTCTTGCTTTTCATCTCGCCTCTTTTGCAATTTGTTACCTCATCGCTAATCATATCTATTAAAGCAATAAAAACAACTTCTTTTATATCGTTGCGATTATCCGTATCAAAATACGGCGTGCAAATTTCATTTAAGGCGTTGTCTAGTTTCTCTAAAGTGTCCGCGCTTACCTTTTCTATGTCGGTTTTTTTAATACCTTGTAAAAAAATATTTAGCCTCTTGCACGATATTAAGAATTTTAACATTTCGGCGTTAAATGCAAAGCTACACCCTAATGAAACGTTTTTTAATTTGTCCGCATCGATAAAAGCCAAAAGTTCATCAACGATAGAATTCTCATGTTGCTTTAGCTTTTTTGCCATCTTTATCGCTCCTCATCTCTCAAATTTAGTATAAATCCGCTCCACCACTCAAAGAGCCCTCTAAGCTCGTTTAAAAAGGTTGCTTTTTCGCTGTATGATAGCTCTACCCTGTCGCCGTGCAGATGGTCTAACGCCTTGTTGATTGCTTCCGTGCTGGTTTTGTGTTGCTCTCGGTAGTTGTAAACGGCTGTTTTGAATATGCCTCTAAGGCTATGAGCCGTTATTATCCGCCCGGTATCTCTATCGTAAAATTCAAACTCTTTAATGGTTTTTGTAGGCGTATCTTTGTGGATCGGATTTTTGTAGCTCGTATTCATAAAGATATACGGGTAGGCTTTAAATTCTCGCTCCTGCTCTCTTAGGATACTATTAACCTCATCGCTTAGAGGCAAGATAAAAGCCCCTAGCGATTTATTCTTATTCTTTTGTAGCTCTCTTGGTATTGTTAAAAGTTTCTTGTCAAAATCCACATATTCCCACTTTAAAAGCGTAAGCGGTGCGACCCTCAAAGGAATATGCAGGGCAAATTTTAAAATATTGCGCGTGCTAAGAAAAAACGGATAATCGTAAATTTTATTAATAAACGCCCTTAAGTCCTCTATCTCGGTAAGCTTGCCGTAGTGCTCCGTCTCTTTATTTATGATGATCGCCTTTGCCTGAATATTCGAGATGATATTAAAATACGTGTAGCCTTTTGGTGGCGTAATGAAATATGTTATTTAATAGCTGGTGCTGTATTTGCGCGGTTTGAGGCGTTTCTTTGCCTATCTGTTCTAATATTTGCGCTATCTCGCCGTGATTTATGCTTTTGATAGCTCTATCCCCTATAAGAGGCGTAATATGATTATTTATACGGTTTGCTTTGGTTTGTAGTGTTTTTGGCAGCACTCGCATTTTTTCAAGCTCCAGCCACTCGTTAAATACTTTGCTAAACGTTTGCTTATGGTCGCTTTGTCTTTGCTCTCTTACCTGCTTTTTGTGCTCTTTTGGGCTTATGCCTTGCGATATTAGGCTTTTGTATTCCGCCCTTAGCTCTCTTGCTCTTGCTAAGGTAATATCCGGATAAAGCCCAAAGCCTACGCTACATTTTTTACCGCTTGCCGGGTCTATGTAATAAAATACCCACCTTTTCACGTCTTTAGAGGTAATAAGTATCGCTAAGCCTCCGCCGTCGGTCAATGAGTAGTCTTTTTCTTTCTTGATTGCTTTGCGTATTTGCGTATCTTTTAAAATATCTATTGCCATTTTAGCCCCTAAAATACGATATTTAAAAGCGTTTTGGAACATTTAGGGTTTTTAAAAAACGGCACATTTTGGAACATTGGGGATTTTTTGGCTCATAAAAATGCTCTCAATGTTCCGTGAGTGTTCCAAAAATCTCTGGATTGCATTATATTTCATTGTAGCTTATTGGATTATAAATAGCTTAGAAATGCCGTATTTTAGGGCTTCTTTCGGTGCTGTTTGGATTGTATTATAGGGGGTTAAATAATAGAATGGTGGTTAGAGGCAGAATCGAACTGCCGACACGCAGATTTTCAGTCTGCTGCTCTACCGACTGAGCTATCCAACCACGCCTTAAATAAAGAAATGTGATTTTAGCTATTTGATACTTAAATTTCGGTTAAAGACTCAAAATTCGGCGTATTTTTAAAATACAAAACTTATTTTTAAAGGCAGTCGCTCAAATTTAGCGCCTTTGCGGTGCGCGCGTCGCGTCAAATTTGTAAATTTAAGATCGCTTTTTTAAATTCATCACCGCGCTCTACGTAGC of the uncultured Campylobacter sp. genome contains:
- a CDS encoding tyrosine-type recombinase/integrase gives rise to the protein MTYFITPPKGYTYFNIISNIQAKAIIINKETEHYGKLTEIEDLRAFINKIYDYPFFLSTRNILKFALHIPLRVAPLTLLKWEYVDFDKKLLTIPRELQKNKNKSLGAFILPLSDEVNSILREQEREFKAYPYIFMNTSYKNPIHKDTPTKTIKEFEFYDRDTGRIITAHSLRGIFKTAVYNYREQHKTSTEAINKALDHLHGDRVELSYSEKATFLNELRGLFEWWSGFILNLRDEER
- a CDS encoding helix-turn-helix domain-containing protein, with product MQQTTHERKKLRAYEVAKIYGVSQSTIWNYTKKGYLKPVKVGERVTLFDALECDQFFNGKNAERDNETGAHE
- a CDS encoding integrase arm-type DNA-binding domain-containing protein — protein: MAIDILKDTQIRKAIKKEKDYSLTDGGGLAILITSKDVKRWVFYYIDPASGKKCSVGFGLYPDITLARARELRAEYKSLISQGISPKEHKKQVREQRQSDHKQTFSKVFNEWLELEKMRVLPKTLQTKANRINNHITPLIGDRAIKSINHGEIAQILEQIGKETPQTAQIQHQLLNNIFHYATKRLHVF